One window from the genome of Silvimonas iriomotensis encodes:
- a CDS encoding two pore domain potassium channel family protein: protein MLMNLLVGLPMMLLCLVAQVAMMGVCVRYYFRRVARKGRAGFMQGGLVALGVAMVLLMMGNFIQILAWSCLFVGLGEFTDWYDAVFHSAVNFTSLGYGDHVMSNAWKLLGPLETGNGILMFGMTAAMIMAVLQDLIKNSNRGADAGD, encoded by the coding sequence ATGCTGATGAACTTGCTGGTCGGCCTGCCGATGATGTTGCTGTGTCTGGTGGCGCAAGTGGCCATGATGGGGGTGTGCGTGCGCTATTACTTCCGGCGTGTCGCCAGAAAGGGCCGGGCCGGGTTCATGCAGGGCGGGCTGGTTGCGCTGGGGGTGGCCATGGTCTTGCTGATGATGGGCAATTTCATCCAGATTCTGGCGTGGAGCTGTTTGTTTGTCGGGCTGGGTGAGTTTACTGACTGGTATGACGCGGTGTTTCATTCGGCGGTGAATTTCACCTCGCTGGGGTATGGCGATCATGTCATGAGCAACGCCTGGAAACTCCTGGGCCCGCTGGAAACCGGCAACGGCATTTTGATGTTCGGCATGACCGCCGCCATGATCATGGCCGTGTTGCAGGATCTGATCAAAAACAGCAACAGAGGCGCCGACGCGGGCGATTGA
- a CDS encoding response regulator, which yields MSEGKILIVEDEPSLSAILRDYLQAAGYTCQQVFDGSLAVTQFKALAPDLVLLDLTLPGKDGIEICRDLRAFSDAPIIMVTARVEEVDRLLGLETGADDYVCKPYSPREVVARVKAVLRRHHRTPGDAVAAGLSLDDAAGRASLFGQDLGLTQVEFRLLRTLAAEPGRIYSRDQLMDHLYLDRRVVTDRAVDSHIKNLRRKMGESGDAWIHSVYGAGYRFES from the coding sequence ATGAGCGAAGGCAAAATCCTGATCGTCGAAGATGAACCCAGCTTGTCCGCCATCTTGCGCGACTACCTTCAAGCCGCCGGTTATACCTGCCAGCAAGTATTTGATGGCAGCCTGGCCGTCACGCAGTTCAAGGCGCTGGCCCCCGATCTGGTCTTGCTGGACCTGACCTTGCCCGGCAAGGACGGCATCGAAATCTGCCGCGATCTGCGCGCGTTTTCTGACGCGCCCATCATCATGGTCACCGCGCGGGTGGAAGAGGTAGACCGGCTGCTGGGGCTGGAAACAGGCGCGGATGACTATGTCTGCAAACCCTACAGCCCGCGGGAGGTGGTCGCCCGGGTCAAGGCCGTGTTGCGGCGCCATCACCGCACGCCGGGGGATGCGGTCGCGGCCGGGCTAAGTCTGGATGACGCGGCCGGCCGCGCCAGCCTGTTCGGGCAGGATCTGGGGCTGACCCAGGTCGAGTTCCGCCTGCTGCGCACGCTGGCGGCAGAGCCCGGGCGCATTTATTCGCGCGATCAGTTGATGGATCATCTTTATCTGGACCGGCGCGTGGTGACCGACCGCGCCGTAGACAGTCACATCAAAAACCTGCGCCGCAAAATGGGTGAATCCGGCGATGCCTGGATTCACTCGGTCTACGGCGCCGGTTATCGCTTCGAGAGCTGA
- a CDS encoding HlyD family secretion protein, translated as MSESAPSPATAAPPPGRAARVMQWLLLLLIALSLVWYFAADRITPYTSQARVQAFVVPVAPEVAGIVKKVLVKNNDDVQKNQPLFELDQSEYRIALDKANADLESARKGVSAGAAGVASAKASLRAAQANQLQAEQDAHRQESLYAEDPGAISVRRLETAQAAREQARAKTVAAAAEVVRAQENMGGDENVNAKIASARSAVTRAELDLQQTTVYAPSRGLVTDLQTDTGQSAKAGAPTMTLIAIHDLWISAEMTENNLGHVKVGDEVGIVLDVMPGEVLKGRVRSIGNGVSAGKATPAGSLPTIDNNRDWLRQAQRFPVAIEFLPEELGRIHGLRVGGQAEVMVFTGQGGLLNALGALYLHLMSKLSYVY; from the coding sequence ATGAGCGAATCTGCCCCTTCACCCGCTACGGCGGCGCCCCCGCCCGGCCGCGCGGCCCGCGTCATGCAGTGGCTGTTGCTGCTGCTGATTGCGCTCAGCCTGGTCTGGTATTTTGCGGCCGACCGCATCACCCCTTATACGTCGCAGGCGCGGGTGCAGGCGTTTGTGGTGCCGGTTGCGCCGGAAGTAGCGGGCATCGTCAAAAAGGTGCTGGTGAAAAACAACGACGACGTCCAGAAAAACCAGCCGCTGTTTGAACTGGATCAGAGCGAGTACCGCATTGCGCTTGATAAAGCCAATGCGGATCTGGAGTCAGCGCGCAAAGGCGTGTCTGCCGGCGCCGCCGGGGTGGCCTCGGCCAAAGCCTCGCTGCGCGCGGCGCAGGCCAACCAGTTGCAGGCAGAGCAAGACGCGCATCGCCAGGAGTCCTTGTACGCCGAAGACCCGGGGGCGATCTCGGTGCGGCGGCTGGAAACCGCGCAGGCCGCGCGTGAGCAAGCCCGGGCCAAGACCGTGGCTGCAGCGGCAGAGGTGGTCCGCGCGCAAGAAAACATGGGTGGCGATGAAAACGTGAATGCCAAAATCGCCAGTGCCCGTTCTGCCGTCACCAGGGCAGAACTGGATCTGCAACAAACCACGGTCTACGCGCCCTCGCGCGGTCTGGTGACTGATCTGCAGACGGATACCGGCCAGTCTGCCAAGGCCGGTGCGCCCACCATGACGCTCATTGCCATTCATGACTTGTGGATCAGCGCCGAGATGACGGAAAACAATCTGGGGCACGTCAAAGTGGGCGATGAGGTAGGCATCGTGCTTGATGTCATGCCCGGCGAAGTGCTCAAGGGCCGGGTGCGCAGCATTGGCAATGGCGTGAGCGCCGGCAAAGCCACGCCGGCCGGGAGCCTGCCCACCATCGACAACAACCGGGACTGGTTGCGCCAGGCGCAGCGCTTTCCGGTCGCGATCGAGTTTTTGCCGGAGGAACTAGGCCGGATTCATGGCTTGCGCGTGGGCGGTCAGGCCGAGGTCATGGTCTTTACCGGGCAGGGCGGCTTGTTGAATGCGCTGGGCGCGCTGTATCTGCACCTGATGAGCAAGCTCTCTTATGTTTACTAG
- a CDS encoding AI-2E family transporter, producing MLITAQVQSVLSRRLLDVFIQAGLIAALAAFCYQIFGPFMTLMLWAVILAVTLFPLHQMVVRKTGCSQGRAATLIIILGIVLIFVPMVLLSSSLADAITNSIDLIKNNTLTIPLPPDSVESWPIIGKKVHGLWYAAATDLPGLIQSYQPKMGDLARKALGFVAGIGGGLLKFFASFIIAGVIMAFGHEGHQSARAIGRRFGGAEKGEAFVVLSTATIRAVAQGVIGIAFIQATLLGVILLVAQIPFAGVLAIIALILGIAQLPALLVSLPAIAYIWMSGAYSTLLAIFYSVLLLLAGAVDNVLKPLMLGRGVDAPMPVVLMGALGGMVSGGILGMFVGAVMLALGYQIFMDWVAMQTETEVDAVLAVTTETDPVGQD from the coding sequence ATGCTTATTACTGCCCAGGTGCAAAGCGTACTGTCGCGCCGCTTGCTTGATGTATTTATCCAGGCCGGTTTGATTGCGGCACTGGCGGCGTTTTGTTATCAGATTTTTGGCCCGTTCATGACGCTGATGTTATGGGCGGTCATTCTGGCGGTAACGCTGTTTCCATTGCATCAGATGGTGGTCAGAAAAACCGGTTGCAGTCAGGGCAGGGCGGCCACGCTGATTATCATCCTGGGTATTGTGCTGATCTTTGTGCCCATGGTGCTTTTATCCAGTTCGCTTGCAGATGCAATTACCAATTCGATTGACCTGATCAAAAACAATACGCTGACAATTCCGCTGCCGCCCGATTCGGTGGAATCGTGGCCCATTATTGGCAAGAAAGTGCATGGATTATGGTATGCGGCAGCGACGGACCTGCCCGGGCTGATCCAGTCTTACCAGCCCAAAATGGGCGATCTGGCCCGAAAGGCGCTGGGGTTTGTGGCCGGTATTGGCGGCGGGCTGCTGAAGTTTTTTGCTTCATTCATTATTGCCGGCGTGATCATGGCTTTCGGGCATGAAGGCCATCAAAGCGCACGGGCTATTGGCCGGCGTTTTGGCGGGGCAGAAAAAGGCGAAGCATTTGTGGTGTTATCTACGGCAACCATTCGTGCCGTAGCGCAAGGCGTGATCGGGATTGCCTTTATTCAGGCCACCTTGCTGGGCGTGATTTTACTGGTGGCGCAGATTCCATTTGCGGGCGTACTGGCGATCATTGCGCTGATCCTGGGCATTGCCCAATTACCCGCCTTGCTGGTGAGTTTGCCGGCCATTGCATATATCTGGATGAGTGGCGCTTATTCGACCCTGCTCGCCATTTTTTATTCTGTTTTGTTATTGCTGGCTGGCGCGGTCGACAATGTGCTCAAACCGTTGATGCTGGGCCGCGGGGTAGATGCCCCCATGCCCGTGGTGCTGATGGGTGCGCTGGGCGGCATGGTGTCCGGCGGGATTCTGGGCATGTTTGTGGGCGCGGTCATGCTGGCTTTGGGCTACCAGATCTTTATGGACTGGGTGGCCATGCAGACAGAGACCGAGGTAGACGCCGTGCTGGCGGTGACAACAGAGACTGACCCCGTCGGGCAAGACTAA
- a CDS encoding alkaline phosphatase family protein, giving the protein MKLSILTLACTAALLTLAGCGSDSSSSASAPAASQTLSGVAAQGVAVVGVPVTLTDSTGATLQTAATDANGNFSLSFKGGKAPFVLTVPVNDSDGSPAVLSAIVASGSSTTANLNPLTTLVTQRALGQTLTAAPTAAQLSAANPSAASIAQAVTDVDTVLQPLFTALGVPSSAVNDPVGASYSIGSALDKLFDIAHITVHNNTISVGQRIDASGQTVAADGSSTYQSLQLPLTGKMPNPLANGPVVAAQSISKGATTTPIQHVIVIVAENQTFDGLFGTYQTTSDQTVKNLLSQGIVNADGTPGPNFALAAQNKGTTQTSYTLNPTRGSAYATLLQPEKIGIVDLSSLSTAGGVADTRFPANLPNGPFQISKYVPYAQPDSSALGVQLGLSATTGDPVHRFFQMWQQTGGDNSKLDMFMWVAAQTGQGGDTSGITPSNPAQGGELMGFMNMSAGDAPYFNTLARTYAISDNYHQSVMGGTGMNFFQVATGDMPYFNNAGTVATPPSSQIENPNPLAGTDNFYQQDGYSGGSYVGCGDATQPGVQAILTLLTAKGIASNCDAGKYYLVNNYNPGYATDGTTNPIGPNNYNYPPQTVPTIAEALANANVSWKWYTGGRDAADVTTESTLLAVSYLMTQQGMTQSQALAYVATNPGLLAQFAPSAIAAQYNVIGDPLVASSKVMTNAALKANLVNLTTFDHDVASNTLPAVSYVVPKNLASGHPGYSAPADLEAYLKHIVDEVKANPALWANTAILITTDEGGGHFDTGPIQNLDFFGDGPRIPMVVVSPYARAGMVDHTYYDHASVLKFIERNWKLAPLSKRSRDRLPNPVQAQKAYLPTNKTAVGDLMAMFNF; this is encoded by the coding sequence ATGAAACTCTCCATTCTGACGCTCGCCTGTACCGCCGCCTTGCTGACGCTGGCTGGCTGTGGCAGCGATTCTTCTTCCTCGGCCTCTGCCCCGGCCGCATCGCAAACCCTCTCTGGTGTGGCCGCGCAAGGTGTTGCCGTGGTCGGTGTGCCGGTTACGCTGACAGACAGCACCGGCGCCACGCTGCAGACTGCGGCCACCGATGCCAACGGCAATTTCTCGCTCAGCTTCAAAGGCGGCAAGGCACCCTTTGTGCTGACCGTGCCGGTGAACGATAGCGATGGCTCGCCGGCCGTGTTGTCGGCCATTGTGGCCTCTGGCAGCAGCACCACCGCTAACCTGAACCCGCTCACCACGCTGGTGACGCAACGCGCACTGGGCCAGACGCTGACCGCCGCACCGACGGCCGCGCAGTTGTCTGCCGCCAACCCGTCGGCTGCCAGCATTGCGCAGGCGGTGACCGACGTCGATACCGTGCTGCAGCCGCTGTTTACCGCCCTGGGCGTGCCCTCAAGCGCGGTCAATGATCCCGTTGGCGCCAGCTACAGCATTGGTTCCGCGCTGGACAAGCTCTTTGATATTGCCCACATCACCGTACACAACAACACCATCAGCGTCGGCCAGCGGATTGATGCCAGCGGCCAGACCGTGGCGGCAGATGGTTCCAGCACGTATCAGTCCCTGCAGTTGCCGCTGACCGGCAAAATGCCCAATCCGCTGGCCAATGGCCCGGTTGTGGCCGCGCAGAGCATCAGCAAGGGCGCGACTACCACGCCGATCCAGCACGTGATCGTGATCGTGGCAGAAAACCAGACCTTTGACGGTTTGTTTGGCACGTACCAGACGACCTCTGACCAGACGGTGAAAAACCTCTTGTCGCAAGGCATTGTCAATGCCGATGGCACGCCGGGCCCGAACTTTGCCCTGGCCGCGCAGAACAAAGGAACCACCCAGACCAGCTACACGCTGAACCCGACCCGCGGCAGTGCTTATGCAACGCTGCTGCAGCCAGAGAAAATCGGCATTGTTGATCTCTCGTCCTTGAGCACGGCCGGTGGCGTGGCGGACACGCGGTTCCCGGCCAACCTGCCCAATGGCCCGTTCCAGATCAGCAAGTACGTGCCGTACGCCCAACCGGATTCTTCGGCGCTGGGCGTCCAGCTGGGCCTGAGCGCAACGACCGGTGACCCGGTCCACCGGTTCTTCCAGATGTGGCAGCAAACCGGCGGCGATAACAGCAAGCTGGACATGTTCATGTGGGTGGCCGCGCAGACCGGTCAGGGTGGCGATACCAGTGGCATCACGCCGTCCAATCCGGCCCAGGGTGGCGAGCTGATGGGCTTCATGAACATGTCGGCCGGTGATGCGCCGTACTTCAATACGCTGGCCAGAACCTACGCCATCAGCGACAACTATCACCAGTCCGTCATGGGCGGCACGGGCATGAACTTCTTCCAGGTGGCGACCGGGGACATGCCGTACTTCAACAACGCCGGCACCGTGGCGACACCGCCGTCCAGCCAGATCGAAAACCCGAACCCGTTGGCGGGTACGGACAACTTCTACCAGCAAGACGGGTATTCCGGCGGCTCTTACGTGGGTTGTGGCGATGCCACCCAGCCTGGCGTGCAGGCCATCCTGACCCTGCTGACGGCCAAGGGCATCGCCAGCAATTGTGACGCCGGCAAGTATTACCTGGTGAACAACTACAACCCGGGCTACGCCACAGACGGCACCACCAACCCGATCGGCCCCAACAACTACAACTACCCGCCGCAGACCGTGCCGACCATTGCCGAGGCGCTGGCCAACGCCAATGTCAGCTGGAAGTGGTACACCGGCGGGCGTGATGCGGCCGATGTCACCACCGAGAGCACGCTGCTGGCCGTTTCTTACCTGATGACCCAGCAGGGCATGACGCAATCCCAGGCCCTGGCCTACGTGGCTACAAACCCCGGCCTGCTGGCGCAGTTTGCGCCGTCGGCCATTGCCGCCCAGTACAACGTGATTGGCGATCCGCTGGTGGCGTCGTCCAAAGTCATGACCAACGCCGCGCTCAAGGCCAACCTGGTGAACCTGACCACGTTTGACCATGACGTAGCCAGCAACACGCTGCCGGCCGTGTCTTATGTGGTGCCCAAGAACCTGGCCAGCGGCCACCCCGGCTACTCGGCCCCGGCTGACCTGGAGGCTTATCTGAAGCACATTGTGGATGAGGTCAAGGCCAACCCGGCGCTGTGGGCCAATACCGCCATCCTGATCACCACCGATGAAGGCGGCGGCCACTTTGATACCGGCCCGATCCAGAATCTGGATTTCTTTGGCGATGGCCCGCGTATCCCGATGGTGGTGGTGTCGCCGTATGCCCGCGCCGGCATGGTCGATCACACCTACTACGATCACGCCTCGGTACTGAAATTCATCGAGCGTAACTGGAAACTGGCGCCGCTCTCCAAGCGCAGTCGCGACCGCCTGCCCAACCCCGTTCAAGCGCAAAAAGCCTATCTGCCGACCAACAAGACGGCCGTGGGTGATTTGATGGCCATGTTCAACTTCTGA
- a CDS encoding cytochrome-c peroxidase produces MTVKTFAPAALAAGFLLLCAGAGAAPTPAPKSAIWVRYPAVPDKLSPAAELGKQIFFDATLSGSGQMSCATCHSPDHAFGPANGLAVQPGGVDMKHAGARAVPSLRYLTFTPLFTRHYYVPASEDSDDEGPTGGFMRDGAMSSLREQMAMPMLNPDEMANASREAVVAKLRRAPYAGTFAKVYGANVWADPARAFVHAGEALEAFETEDPAFHPFTSKFDAVMSGHATFSPAELRGLTAFSDPDKGNCAQCHVASPGPGGRPAAFTDYSFVALGLPRNKEIPANQNPAYFDMGLCGPVRTDMRKETQYCGMFKTPTLRNVAGRTVFFHNGVFHTLDDAVRFYSERDSKAGKWFPRAANGKVDLYNDLPVAYRANVDHTDPPFNHGPAKPVLNDAQIRDIVAFLKTLDDGYSSVAGGPARNQLSKR; encoded by the coding sequence ATGACTGTGAAGACCTTTGCACCCGCCGCACTTGCGGCGGGTTTTCTGTTGTTGTGCGCGGGCGCGGGCGCTGCGCCCACCCCGGCCCCCAAATCGGCCATCTGGGTACGTTATCCGGCGGTGCCGGACAAACTCAGCCCGGCGGCTGAACTGGGCAAGCAGATCTTCTTTGATGCCACCTTGTCCGGCTCTGGCCAGATGTCGTGCGCCACCTGCCACAGTCCGGATCACGCTTTCGGCCCGGCCAATGGTCTGGCGGTCCAGCCTGGTGGCGTGGACATGAAACATGCGGGCGCGCGCGCTGTGCCGTCGCTGCGTTATCTCACCTTTACCCCGCTGTTTACCCGCCATTACTACGTGCCGGCCTCGGAAGACAGCGACGATGAAGGCCCGACCGGTGGCTTCATGCGCGATGGCGCCATGTCCTCACTGCGTGAGCAAATGGCCATGCCCATGCTCAACCCGGATGAAATGGCCAATGCCAGCCGCGAGGCCGTTGTCGCCAAACTGCGCCGCGCCCCGTATGCCGGTACCTTTGCCAAAGTGTATGGCGCCAATGTCTGGGCCGATCCGGCCAGGGCGTTTGTCCACGCGGGCGAGGCGCTGGAGGCGTTTGAAACCGAAGACCCGGCTTTTCATCCGTTTACCAGCAAGTTTGATGCGGTGATGTCGGGCCATGCCACGTTCAGCCCGGCTGAATTGCGCGGCCTGACGGCGTTCAGCGATCCGGACAAAGGCAACTGCGCGCAATGTCACGTTGCCTCGCCCGGGCCGGGCGGCCGCCCCGCTGCGTTTACCGATTATTCCTTTGTGGCGCTGGGCTTGCCGCGCAACAAAGAGATCCCGGCCAATCAGAACCCGGCGTATTTCGATATGGGTTTATGCGGCCCCGTGCGCACCGACATGCGCAAGGAAACGCAGTACTGCGGCATGTTCAAAACGCCGACGCTGCGCAACGTCGCGGGCCGCACGGTGTTCTTTCATAACGGGGTGTTTCATACCCTGGATGATGCGGTGCGCTTTTACAGCGAGCGCGATAGCAAGGCCGGCAAATGGTTTCCCCGTGCCGCCAATGGCAAGGTTGATCTATACAACGATCTGCCCGTGGCTTACCGCGCCAACGTGGATCACACCGACCCGCCGTTCAACCACGGCCCGGCAAAACCGGTGCTGAATGATGCCCAAATCCGCGACATTGTGGCTTTTCTGAAAACGCTGGATGACGGGTATTCAAGCGTGGCGGGCGGCCCGGCGCGCAATCAGCTCTCGAAGCGATAA
- a CDS encoding DUF2955 domain-containing protein, producing the protein MFTSLRLPQPVIDQPSRLVLRLGLGGGLALAAAYGLAFAVPHVSLLMALLLLSKPGPALALGKGVVLAGVLMLLIGSGVLLVPLLENYAVAALLLIGLGLFAIFFIGTRQSHPLLSLLLVSFTLIPVAGVQGQALALQVVHALAGGVILGAVSGTLMHLLLPDLRQLPKAAPHKPGVEDAVWLAVRGVLIVLPVLLLALQNPALYMAAIMKTATLGQQAGSLNARDAGRELLGSTLLGAGLALLAWLGLSLWPSLWMYTLWITLALCWLGLRLYRILPTRHPPSFWLNAMITLVIFLGPAVQDSASGKDVLTAAVIRLALFTGVALYAWAAIYVLERVRLRFHPAGPRNGVSTC; encoded by the coding sequence ATGTTTACTAGCCTGCGGCTGCCGCAACCGGTGATTGATCAGCCCAGTCGCCTGGTCTTGCGCCTGGGGCTGGGCGGCGGGCTGGCGCTGGCGGCGGCGTATGGTCTGGCTTTTGCGGTGCCGCATGTGTCGTTGCTGATGGCCTTGTTGTTGCTGAGTAAACCGGGACCGGCGCTTGCGCTGGGCAAGGGCGTCGTGCTGGCGGGCGTGCTCATGCTGCTGATCGGCTCTGGCGTGTTGCTGGTGCCCTTGCTGGAAAACTACGCGGTCGCTGCGCTGTTGTTGATCGGGCTGGGGTTGTTTGCCATTTTTTTCATCGGCACACGTCAATCGCACCCGCTGCTGAGCCTGTTGCTGGTCAGTTTTACCTTGATCCCGGTCGCTGGCGTGCAAGGTCAGGCGCTGGCCTTGCAAGTGGTGCATGCGCTGGCGGGCGGGGTGATCCTGGGCGCGGTGTCCGGCACGCTGATGCATCTGCTCTTGCCTGATCTGCGCCAGTTGCCCAAAGCGGCGCCGCACAAGCCAGGTGTCGAAGATGCGGTCTGGCTGGCCGTGCGCGGCGTGCTGATTGTGTTGCCGGTCTTGCTGCTGGCGCTGCAGAACCCGGCGTTGTACATGGCCGCCATCATGAAAACCGCCACGCTGGGCCAGCAGGCGGGTTCGCTCAATGCCAGGGACGCCGGCCGCGAGTTGCTGGGTTCAACGCTGCTTGGCGCCGGGCTGGCGCTGCTGGCCTGGCTGGGGCTAAGCCTGTGGCCCTCGTTATGGATGTACACCTTGTGGATCACCCTGGCGCTGTGCTGGCTGGGTCTGCGTTTGTATCGCATCTTGCCCACCCGGCACCCGCCGTCGTTCTGGCTGAACGCCATGATCACGCTGGTGATTTTTCTGGGGCCCGCGGTGCAGGACAGTGCCAGTGGCAAAGACGTATTGACCGCTGCGGTGATCCGGCTGGCCTTGTTTACCGGTGTCGCGCTGTATGCCTGGGCCGCCATTTATGTGCTGGAACGTGTCCGCCTCCGCTTTCATCCGGCGGGGCCGCGCAATGGAGTATCAACATGCTGA
- a CDS encoding efflux transporter outer membrane subunit produces the protein MTGIVARFARRGGLLLVVIGLSACTVVGPDYVRPAAEIAPDWHSGSLALAPQQQADMAQWWQHFNDPVLNGLIEEALRKNHSGKVAALRVMEARAQLAIAGSNLYPQVQQATGSALYTATRPSGGATSSQISYSVGLNAGWELDFWGRFQRGIEAADASYLASLDSYDDVRILLVTQTATVYAAIRTLESRLQIVHANADIQKRSLEITTHLFQSGNESELDLQQAKTQYLSTVASIPALEASLRTTQNALAGLLARPPGPLPEMASGTGAIPQAGLLMVADLPADLLRRRPDVRVAEMQLIAQSSLIGVAQADLYPSLTLLGSLGVSATSVAGSPTVATLGLGPSLTWNIFDYGRITNNVRVQDARFQALAELYQDSVLQAAREVDDAAVSYAKSLEQIALLNEGEIAARRALAIANIQYREGMADFERVLDAQRALFSQQERVVTNQGDVVANLIAVYKAMGGAWQVARPQPLLDDATLKTMKERTSWGDLLDAPLPASDQDFMTGKP, from the coding sequence GTGACCGGCATCGTGGCCAGGTTCGCCCGGCGTGGTGGCCTTTTGCTGGTGGTCATCGGGCTGTCGGCCTGCACCGTGGTCGGGCCCGATTATGTGCGGCCGGCCGCAGAAATTGCCCCTGACTGGCACAGCGGCAGCCTTGCGCTGGCCCCGCAGCAGCAAGCGGACATGGCGCAATGGTGGCAACACTTCAACGATCCGGTACTCAACGGGCTGATTGAAGAGGCCCTGCGCAAAAACCACTCAGGCAAGGTCGCCGCCCTGCGGGTGATGGAAGCGCGCGCACAACTGGCCATTGCCGGCAGCAATCTTTATCCGCAAGTGCAGCAAGCCACTGGCAGTGCGCTCTATACCGCGACGCGTCCGTCTGGTGGCGCCACGTCGTCGCAAATCAGTTACAGCGTCGGCCTCAATGCGGGGTGGGAGCTGGATTTCTGGGGGCGCTTTCAGCGGGGGATTGAAGCGGCGGACGCCAGTTACCTCGCCTCGCTCGATAGCTATGACGACGTGCGCATTCTGCTGGTAACGCAAACCGCCACGGTCTACGCGGCGATACGCACGCTGGAGTCGCGGCTGCAGATTGTGCATGCCAATGCGGACATCCAGAAACGCAGCCTGGAAATCACCACGCACTTGTTCCAAAGCGGGAACGAGTCTGAACTTGATCTGCAACAGGCCAAGACCCAATACCTGAGTACGGTCGCCAGTATCCCCGCGCTGGAAGCGTCTTTGCGCACCACGCAAAACGCGCTGGCCGGCTTGCTGGCGCGGCCCCCTGGCCCCTTGCCGGAAATGGCATCCGGCACTGGCGCGATTCCGCAAGCCGGGCTCTTGATGGTGGCCGATCTGCCGGCTGACCTGTTGCGCCGCCGGCCGGATGTCCGCGTGGCTGAAATGCAGTTGATTGCCCAATCGTCGCTGATCGGGGTCGCGCAGGCAGATTTGTATCCCTCGCTGACGCTGCTGGGCTCGCTCGGGGTCTCGGCCACCTCTGTTGCCGGGTCACCCACGGTGGCCACATTGGGTCTCGGCCCCAGTCTGACCTGGAATATTTTTGATTATGGCCGCATCACCAATAACGTCCGCGTGCAGGATGCGCGCTTTCAGGCGCTGGCGGAGTTATATCAGGACAGCGTCTTGCAGGCCGCGCGGGAGGTGGACGATGCCGCGGTCTCTTACGCCAAAAGTCTGGAGCAGATTGCGTTGCTGAATGAAGGCGAGATTGCCGCCCGACGCGCGCTGGCGATCGCCAATATCCAGTATCGCGAAGGCATGGCGGATTTTGAACGCGTGCTTGATGCGCAGCGGGCGCTGTTCAGCCAGCAAGAGCGGGTGGTCACCAATCAGGGCGATGTCGTGGCCAACCTGATTGCGGTTTACAAAGCCATGGGCGGCGCCTGGCAAGTGGCGCGCCCGCAACCGTTGCTGGACGACGCCACCCTGAAAACCATGAAGGAGCGGACCAGTTGGGGCGACTTGCTGGACGCGCCATTGCCTGCTTCTGACCAGGATTTCATGACGGGAAAACCATGA